In the Chroococcidiopsis sp. SAG 2025 genome, one interval contains:
- a CDS encoding chemotaxis protein CheW, whose amino-acid sequence MTEVQQYCTFFINKIHFGIDIKQVQEVIWSPEITPIPLAPVHICGLINLRGKIVTIIDLQCRLGMGQSLSPSTSHPELDEEFLAHNIIVQTKDEIAGLLVEDIGDMLEFTSDRFESPPATLAGKMRKLLRGAYSLSQGFLMILDIEKVLKV is encoded by the coding sequence ATGACTGAAGTTCAGCAATATTGTACTTTTTTTATTAACAAAATTCATTTTGGAATCGACATCAAACAGGTACAAGAAGTCATTTGGAGTCCTGAGATAACTCCCATACCCCTTGCGCCTGTTCATATTTGTGGTTTAATTAATCTGCGCGGAAAAATTGTGACGATAATCGATTTGCAATGTAGGCTAGGAATGGGTCAGAGCTTATCACCTTCTACCTCTCATCCAGAGTTAGATGAAGAATTTTTGGCTCATAACATTATTGTTCAGACTAAGGATGAGATTGCTGGCTTGCTAGTAGAAGACATAGGCGATATGTTGGAGTTTACATCAGATAGGTTTGAATCTCCACCCGCTACGCTAGCGGGCAAAATGCGGAAATTATTACGAGGTGCATATTCATTATCACAAGGTTTTTTAATGATTTTAGATATTGAGAAAGTTTTAAAAGTTTAG